From Hartmannibacter diazotrophicus, a single genomic window includes:
- the mdh gene encoding malate dehydrogenase: MARNKIALVGAGQIGGTLAHLVGLKELGDVVLFDIAEGIPQGKALDLAESAPVEGFNAKLSGTQSYEAIAGADVVIVTAGVPRKPGMSRDDLLGINLKVMESVGKGIAEYAPNAFVICITNPLDAMVWALQKFSGLPANKVVGMAGVLDSSRFRYFLSEEFGVSVEDVTAFVLGGHGDTMVPLARYSTVGGIPLPDLVKMGWTTQEKLDQIIQRTRDGGAEIVGLLKTGSAFYAPATSAISMAESYLKDKKRVLPCAAHLNGEYGLSDMYVGVPIVIGAGGVEKVIEIDLQGEEKAGFEKSVGAVKGLMDACKGIKPELA; this comes from the coding sequence TGCTCATCTCGTCGGGCTCAAGGAGCTTGGCGACGTGGTGCTCTTCGACATTGCCGAGGGCATTCCGCAGGGCAAGGCGCTCGACCTCGCCGAATCGGCCCCGGTCGAAGGCTTCAACGCGAAGCTTTCGGGAACGCAGAGCTACGAGGCAATCGCGGGCGCCGATGTCGTCATCGTGACCGCCGGCGTGCCGCGCAAGCCCGGCATGAGCCGCGACGACCTTCTCGGCATCAACCTGAAGGTCATGGAATCGGTGGGCAAGGGCATCGCCGAATACGCGCCGAACGCCTTCGTCATCTGCATCACCAACCCGCTCGACGCGATGGTCTGGGCGCTGCAGAAGTTCTCCGGCCTTCCAGCCAACAAGGTCGTGGGCATGGCCGGCGTGCTCGACAGCTCGCGCTTCCGCTATTTCCTGTCCGAGGAATTCGGCGTCTCGGTCGAGGACGTGACCGCCTTCGTGCTCGGCGGCCACGGCGACACGATGGTGCCGCTCGCCCGCTACTCGACCGTTGGCGGCATCCCGCTGCCGGATCTGGTCAAGATGGGCTGGACCACGCAGGAAAAGCTCGACCAGATCATCCAGCGCACCCGCGACGGCGGCGCGGAGATCGTCGGCCTGCTGAAGACCGGCTCGGCCTTCTATGCCCCGGCGACCTCGGCGATTTCGATGGCCGAGAGCTACCTCAAGGACAAGAAGCGCGTGCTGCCCTGCGCCGCGCACCTCAACGGCGAATACGGCCTTTCCGACATGTATGTGGGCGTGCCGATCGTGATCGGCGCCGGCGGTGTCGAGAAGGTCATCGAGATCGACCTTCAAGGCGAGGAAAAGGCCGGCTTCGAGAAGTCGGTCGGCGCTGTGAAGGGCCTCATGGACGCCTGCAAGGGCATCAAGCCCGAGCTTGCCTGA